CGAACATGCCGTCCTCACGCTGATCGTCTAAATAGCATACAATCGTTTCGATCAGGGTGTAAAGCGACATGGAAAACAGCAGGCTCACCCAGATAAAAAGCGCCGTAGAAACCACTAAAATCCCGATTCCGAACGGATATGAGTAATAAACGAGGATGCCTTTTGACAGCACAACACTCCCCAATGTCATAAACGCCTGGGCAGGGTCAGCATATCCAAACAATGCAGGCAGAAAGGAAAGTCCGAGAATCAATCCGAGGACACCAACGAGGCCAAAGAGCCAGGAAAGAGCGGCAGAAATGAGATCGGTGGTCTTCATCTTGGATATCGGGAATAGGGCCATGGAAGGCCGGCTTGGAAAAAATCAAATCAGGTGGGCGCGGGTGTATTTAAGTAAACATGCAAACGGAGGGCCAAACTTGTCAGGTTGCAATACTTTTGTGCTTTAATTGTGACAAAACCCTGTCGAGGGCACAACAAAACTTGGAACATTTAGGGGCATTCTGACTCTCATTTGTAGATTTCAAATCCGACCCAACAAAGGGAGCAGGTTCTCCTAAGCGTGAATCTAGCGTGTATACGACGCATCGAGAAGGTTATGAAGCGTAATTTTGATCTGGTCCGAGCGATCCTGCTGCAAGTGGAACACGAAGGTGACCCTGAAGAGCCGTTGGTGACGTCTATTGCAGTTAAAGGCCATGAGCAGGCGCTTACAAATGAGCACGTCAAATTGATGATAGAAAGCGGTCTGCTCGAAGGAGACTGCAAGTTTTCCACCAACAACCGCATTTTGCTCACCGCAGTTCGAGGACTCACACCCCGCGGATATGATTTTCTGGACAACATCAGAAACGAAGGCGTCTGGAAGAAAATCAAAGAGCACATTACTGGCACGGTTGGGTCCGCATCATTGGATGTGTTTGAGTCTTTTGCCAATCAAATTATCAAAGCTGCTGTAACCCGCCCTCGTCAAAGTGGCTAGAACGGCGAATCAATAGCACCTGCCTCGCACCAACAGGCAGTACAAGGGACAACACATGTCAACAGTTGAATCCCAGACCGATAACTTCACACAGCCGCCCGAGGGCAGCACGGCATACGGTTGTCCGACTTTCATCGTCGGATTCATCGTATTGCTCATCGTTTTGGCACTCTTTTTTCTTTAAACACAGGCGACACCGCTCTCCGCATCATGACTGCAATTCGCGGATCTGAGCTGGTCAATTCTTCCCAATGGCCGCTACAAATGGCGTATCCGGTGGCATTTCGTGCCGGCCTGGCGCCGCCCTTCCTACATGCGCATTTCTTTTCTTTGCAATAGCTTCCTGGCGTTGCCTTCTGCCCAGTTTTTACATGAACAAGACTGCTTGGCGGGATTGGCAACGTCCGCCCACAACCGTATCCTTGGCGAACAAATGCAGCGTTTTGCTGAAGAAGCCGGCATTCCCTACGCAAGCATCTCTCCAAGCAGTCTTTCTGAAGATCTCGATGAATGGGTTGCAAACAGTAGTCCTGATCTTGTTCTTGTGCAAACATTCCCACACCTGATCCCTGCAGAAAGCCTGGGTAAACCTCCGTTTGGGTATTACAATCTACATCCAAGTCCCCTGCCGTCTTATCGTGGTCCTGATCCTATTTTCTGGCAGGTGGCGCAAAACGAAAAGCAGAGCGGCATCACATTGCACCAAATGTCTACCTCATTTGATACCGGTCCGGTGTTACACGTAGAATCCATACCGATTGAGGCCACGGACACCTACGGGATTGTGCAAACCAACCTGAGTTACGCTGCAATTAATGCGTTAAAAGAGTTTATACACACGGCACTCCCATCCCCCAAAGCCCAGCCGCAAGAAGAAGCAGCAAGCTCAAGCCAGGGCAAGCCGCAAACACAGGATCTTGTCATTGACTGGGCCAACATGGGAGCAGCTGATATTGCAGCCCTGGTGCGTGCTTGCAATCCGCATCAAAATGGTGCCATTACGTTTTTCAGGGATGTTATGACGCGTGTACTGGAAGTTAGCATTCAGGATCTGGACCGTGTACCCAAGTTACCTGCCGGCTCCGTGGTTGCAGCTGACGCTGAGCGGGGACTTCAGGTGCTGTGCGCAGACGACCGGGCCTTGTCGCTCGGCATCTTGCACGTTGAAGAGGGCTACTATTCTGGCAACCGTTTTTGTGAAGTTTTTGCAGTGGGACTCGGAGAGAAATTTTGTACACCTTCGTTCTTATCTTAAGGGTTCTTGTTACCCTTAGGATTTCAGAACTGGCAAACAACAGATGTACAAAATAAAAGTTGAGCGGGTTGACGATGATTTTCACTTCGTAGGTACAAACGAACGCGGCAACCAGGTGCACATGGACACCGGCGTGAAAGAAGGCGGCCACGGTGAAGGTGCCGGCCCCATGCAGTTGCTCGTTATGGCAATCGGCGGATGCTCAGGCATCGACATCATCTCTATCCTGAAAAAAGGGCGACAGCAGGTTGATGACTTCAATGTAGACCTGACAGCAGAACGTTTCGAAGGTGAAGTCCCCTCTCTTTTCAAAAAGGTTCACGCACACTATACCCTCAAAGGTGATCTTGATCACGAGAAAGTAAAGCGCGCTATCGAACTCAGCATTGGGAAGTATTGCTCGGTGTCGAAAACCATAGAAGCTACGGCAGAAATCACGTTTTCATACACGGTAAATGACGTAGACTATGTCTGACCAGGCTTCACCCCGGAAGCAGCACGAAGCAACGCGCGCCATCCGTATTCAAACGCCGGCATCCGGTCACCGCGAGCACGCCAGTTCCATCTACATGACTTCAAGCTTTACGTTTGAGGATGCTGAACAGGCGCGGGCTATGTTTGCCAAAGAAATTGACGGCAGCATCTACTCACGCTATAGCAATCCGAGCGTGGATGAGTTTGTAGCTAAAATGTGTATGCTGGAAGATGCTGAAGATGGCATCGCGGTAGCTTCAGGGATGTCTGCTGTGTTTACGGGGTTTGCCGGCCTGCTAAATCATGGTGATCACGTGCTGGCATCTCGGTCTGTGTTTGGCTCCACCCACCAGGTGCTGACGCAAGTCTTACCGCGTTG
This region of Bacteroidota bacterium genomic DNA includes:
- a CDS encoding DUF2513 domain-containing protein, with protein sequence MKRNFDLVRAILLQVEHEGDPEEPLVTSIAVKGHEQALTNEHVKLMIESGLLEGDCKFSTNNRILLTAVRGLTPRGYDFLDNIRNEGVWKKIKEHITGTVGSASLDVFESFANQIIKAAVTRPRQSG
- a CDS encoding formyltransferase family protein, producing MQRFAEEAGIPYASISPSSLSEDLDEWVANSSPDLVLVQTFPHLIPAESLGKPPFGYYNLHPSPLPSYRGPDPIFWQVAQNEKQSGITLHQMSTSFDTGPVLHVESIPIEATDTYGIVQTNLSYAAINALKEFIHTALPSPKAQPQEEAASSSQGKPQTQDLVIDWANMGAADIAALVRACNPHQNGAITFFRDVMTRVLEVSIQDLDRVPKLPAGSVVAADAERGLQVLCADDRALSLGILHVEEGYYSGNRFCEVFAVGLGEKFCTPSFLS
- a CDS encoding OsmC family protein, which gives rise to MYKIKVERVDDDFHFVGTNERGNQVHMDTGVKEGGHGEGAGPMQLLVMAIGGCSGIDIISILKKGRQQVDDFNVDLTAERFEGEVPSLFKKVHAHYTLKGDLDHEKVKRAIELSIGKYCSVSKTIEATAEITFSYTVNDVDYV